The Elusimicrobiota bacterium genome has a segment encoding these proteins:
- the folD gene encoding bifunctional methylenetetrahydrofolate dehydrogenase/methenyltetrahydrofolate cyclohydrolase FolD yields MTTLLLDGKQMAATIRAEIKEGVALYVRSHRCPPGLATILVGDNPGSQTYVANKIKACQDVGMTSIHAQLPATATPEELRKKIRELNADSRVHGILLQLPLPGNVDSTPLLEMIDPGKDADGLHPYNLGQLFEYKSWTDMASGKSPLSCTPHGVIQMLLRSNIPVAGQQAVVLGRSKLVGKPVAMMLQALDATVTMCHSRTLNLEAVCRQADILVAAIGQPHFVKASMVKEGAVVIDVGINRGRSGKLCGDVDFEAVQAKTSAITPVPGGVGPMTIAMLLLNTLQLANKVGKKT; encoded by the coding sequence ATGACGACTCTCCTTCTGGACGGAAAACAAATGGCGGCGACGATCCGGGCCGAGATTAAGGAAGGCGTGGCTCTTTACGTTCGAAGCCACCGCTGCCCGCCAGGGCTGGCGACCATTCTCGTCGGGGATAACCCGGGCTCCCAGACCTACGTGGCCAACAAAATCAAAGCGTGCCAGGACGTCGGCATGACGTCGATCCATGCCCAATTACCGGCCACGGCGACGCCGGAAGAACTCCGGAAGAAAATTCGAGAACTCAATGCGGATTCACGTGTGCACGGGATTCTGCTGCAACTCCCGTTACCGGGGAATGTGGATTCGACCCCTCTTCTGGAAATGATAGACCCCGGGAAAGACGCGGATGGGCTGCATCCCTATAACCTCGGGCAGTTGTTCGAATACAAGAGTTGGACGGACATGGCCTCTGGAAAATCGCCTCTTTCCTGTACACCGCACGGCGTCATCCAGATGCTGTTGCGTTCCAATATCCCGGTGGCCGGACAGCAGGCGGTGGTTTTAGGGCGTTCTAAGCTGGTGGGGAAACCTGTCGCGATGATGTTGCAGGCCCTGGATGCGACCGTAACGATGTGCCACTCCCGTACGCTCAACCTGGAAGCCGTTTGCCGGCAGGCGGATATTCTCGTGGCCGCTATCGGACAACCTCATTTCGTGAAAGCCTCTATGGTCAAAGAAGGCGCGGTGGTCATTGATGTGGGGATCAACCGGGGCCGCTCCGGCAAGCTCTGCGGGGATGTGGACTTTGAAGCGGTTCAGGCCAAAACGTCCGCCATCACCCCCGTGCCGGGAGGG
- the metF gene encoding methylenetetrahydrofolate reductase [NAD(P)H], which translates to MKISQLLTAGRPLFSFEFFPPKDDPSAADLMAVIRDLKQLQPDFVSVTYGAGGSTRRKTLELVTRIKRDIGIEPVAHLTCVGHSKTEIRDILQEFTDNGIENILALRGDPPRGQTAFVSHPDGFRHANELAETVARKGFCFGVAGYPEKHPEAPTMEEDLRHLKRKVDTGASFITTQLFFHNTRYFDFVSRARAIGIQIPILAGIMPITNYSQIQRFTQLCGATMPVSLTEELQPVQEDLNAVSRIGIRYAAQQCRELLQKGAPGIHFYTLNKSRSTREILGHLRGLRDQGTSSLLRDI; encoded by the coding sequence ATGAAAATTTCACAGCTTCTGACGGCCGGGCGGCCGCTGTTCTCTTTCGAATTTTTCCCGCCGAAAGATGACCCCTCGGCGGCGGACCTCATGGCCGTGATCCGGGACCTGAAGCAGCTGCAGCCTGATTTCGTCTCCGTCACCTATGGTGCCGGGGGGAGCACGCGCCGCAAAACCCTGGAACTCGTCACCCGGATCAAACGGGACATCGGCATTGAACCGGTCGCGCACCTCACGTGTGTGGGACACTCCAAAACCGAGATCCGGGATATTCTCCAGGAATTTACCGATAACGGGATTGAAAACATCCTGGCCCTGCGCGGGGATCCGCCGCGGGGACAAACGGCTTTTGTGTCCCATCCGGATGGATTCCGGCACGCGAATGAATTGGCTGAAACGGTGGCACGGAAAGGCTTCTGCTTTGGAGTGGCCGGTTACCCGGAAAAACATCCGGAAGCCCCGACCATGGAGGAGGATCTCCGGCACCTGAAAAGAAAAGTCGATACAGGGGCTTCCTTTATTACCACTCAGCTTTTCTTTCACAACACCCGTTATTTCGATTTTGTGTCGAGGGCCCGGGCCATCGGCATTCAGATCCCGATCCTCGCGGGCATTATGCCCATCACCAACTACTCGCAAATCCAGCGCTTCACCCAGCTCTGCGGCGCAACAATGCCAGTCTCACTGACCGAAGAGTTGCAGCCCGTGCAGGAGGATCTGAACGCGGTGAGTCGAATCGGAATTCGCTATGCGGCGCAACAATGCCGGGAGCTTCTTCAAAAGGGCGCCCCGGGCATTCATTTTTACACGTTGAACAAATCCCGCTCGACCCGGGAGATTCTGGGCCATCTGAGAGGGCTGCGCGACCAGGGAACCTCCTCTCTTTTGAGGGATATCTAA